A region from the Mustela erminea isolate mMusErm1 chromosome 10, mMusErm1.Pri, whole genome shotgun sequence genome encodes:
- the MOB3C gene encoding MOB kinase activator 3C — MALCLKQVFAKDKTFRPRKRFEPGTQRFELYKKAQASLKSGLDLRSVVRLPPGENIEDWIAVHVVDFFNRINLIYGTMAERCSESSCPVMAGGPRYEYRWQDERQYRRPAKLSAPRYMALLMDWIEGLINDEDVFPTRVGVPFPKNFQQVCTKILTRLFRVFVHVYIHHFDSILSMGAEAHVNTCYKHFYYFIREFSLVDQRELEPLREMTERICH; from the exons ATGGCACTGTGCCTGAAGCAGGTGTTCGCCAAGGACAAGACATTCCGGCCTCGGAAGCGCTTTGAGCCCGGCACCCAGCGCTTCGAGCTATATAAGAAGGCTCAAGCATCACTCAAGTCGGGGCTGGACCTGCGCAGTGTGGTGAGGCTGCCACCAGGGGAGAACATCGAGGACTGGATCGCTGTGCATGTGGTGGACTTCTTCAACCGCATCAACCTCATCTACGGCACCATGGCCGAGCGCTGCAGCGAAAGCAGCTGCCCGGTCATGGCCGGCGGGCCCCGCTATGAGTACCGCTGGCAGGACGAGCGCCAGTACCGGCGGCCCGCCAAGCTCTCGGCGCCGCGCTACATGGCCTTGCTCATGGACTGGATTGAGGGCCTCATCAATGACGAGGACGTCTTCCCCACTCGTGTCG GAGTTCCCTTCCCCAAGAACTTCCAGCAGGTCTGCACCAAGATCCTGACCCGTCTCTTCCGGGTCTTTGTCCATGTCTACATCCACCACTTCGACAGCATCCTCAGCATGGGGGCCGAAGCACATGTCAACACCTGCTACAAGCACTTCTACTACTTCATCCGAGAGTTCAGCCTGGTGGACCAGAGGGAGCTGGAGCCGCTG AGGGAGATGACAGAGCGGATCTGTCACTGA